The Aedes aegypti strain LVP_AGWG chromosome 3, AaegL5.0 Primary Assembly, whole genome shotgun sequence genome contains a region encoding:
- the LOC5571402 gene encoding rRNA methyltransferase 3, mitochondrial yields the protein MQFTNRLRILAFNIVTGTVNSARHVHNGNTILQRISLPLRHPRGNSRTTSHLDVHMQPERNGGGAIGQERERVSDVNRAEFSANRGRSDEAELEEIENNLFDNRQSKDDLHLGEIMKKYKNDFRREEINRSQSKPKKSSKPIRLGEMDLETMHTLKPYKRKEKSLEITDKHSGIKYLKLLKNDPMFGDMQLLMTSRKRRELKSKLVVEGKRLINDAIDAGLLLETVIFSESCHLDDIRAELATPKLIQLPNHVLQEWSDLVTSPGVIGIFQKPSDMSKIVIRNRTAESLPITVVCDNVREPNNLGSILRSCASIPVDRVILLKGCTHPWDPKCLRGGAGAHFRTSIVGPVVMDELAELLPSNPTFLVADNRSERDEESFVLSRYDKANYFDMEHMVLVIGGETHGVSSDVRRYIRQLQEDSNVGKSLYLVHIPLENGVESLNTASAISVILCEIRRQLNPKE from the exons ATGCAGTTCACGAATCGATTGAGAATTCTAGCGTTTAACATTGTCACTGGAACCGTGAATAGTGCTCGACATGTGCATAATGGAAACACTATATTGCAACGCATATCGCTACCTCTAAGGCATCCTCGCGGCAATTCTAGAACAACTTCACATCTTGATGTTCACATGCAGCCAGAACGAAATGGGGGTGGGGCGATAGGGCAGGAGAGAGAGCGGGTGAGTGATGTAAACAGAGCGGAATTCTCTGCGAATCGAGGGCGATCCGATGAAGCTGAGCTGGAAGAAATAGAAAATAATCTGTTTGATAATCGGCAGTCGAAAGATGATTTGCACCTGGGCGAGATTATGAAGAAGTATAAAAACGATTTCCGTCGAGAGGAAATCAACCGAAGCCAAAGTAAACCAAAGAAGTCTTCCAAACCGATTCGCCTGGGGGAAATGGATTTGGAGACCATGCATACGCTGAAACCGTACAAAAGGAAGGAAAAGTCTTTGGAGATCACTGATAAGCACAGTGGTATCAAATACCTCAAACTGCTTAAAAATGATCCCATGTTTGGAGATATGCAGTTGCTTATGACTTCTCGAAAACGAAGAGAGCTGAAAAGCAAACTTGTTGTGGAAGGGAAACGGCTGATAAACGATGCAATTGATGCTGGACTATTGTTGGAAACGGTCATCTTCTCCGAATCATGCCATTTGGATGACATACGTGCAGAACTGGCGACCCCTAAATTGATTCAACTGCCAAACCATGTGCTGCAAGAATGGTCGGACCTTGTCACTAGTCCTGGTGTAATTG GCATTTTCCAAAAACCCTCTGACATGAGCAAGATCGTTATACGAAACCGAACAGCAGAGTCCCTTCCAATTACTGTCGTTTGTGATAATGTACGGGAACCGAACAACTTGGGAAGCATTCTTCGAAGCTGCGCATCGATTCCCGTAGATCGTGTGATACTGTTGAAGGGTTGCACGCATCCATGGGACCCAAAGTGTCTGCGAGGGGGCGCTGGAGCTCATTTTCGAACCAGCATCGTCGGCCCGGTGGTGATGGACGAACTGGCGGAGCTTCTTCCCTCCAACCCGACCTTCCTGGTGGCGGATAATAGAAGCGAACGAGACGAAGAATCGTTTGTGTTGAGCCGTTATGATAAAGCCAATTATTTTGACATGGAACACATGGTGCTGGTTATTGGTGGTGAAACACACGGGGTTAGCAGTGATGTGCGAAG ATACATTAGACAGCTGCAGGAGGATTCCAACGTCGGAAAAAGCCTCTATCTGGTCCACATTCCACTGGAGAAtggtgttgaaagtttgaataCCGCATCGGCAATTTCGGTCATTCTTTGCGAAATACGAAGACAATTAAATCCAAAGGAATGA